The Gloeocapsopsis sp. IPPAS B-1203 region GGACCACAAATGTTGTTTGGGGCTTCATCGTTCACGATCCCGTTGTTGCAGGGTTAGTATTTCTGATTGGTGGAATTAGTTTCACCGTCTTACGAGAAAGGCAATTGGGAAAAATTGGGGTCTTAATTCTGTTTCCCTTACTAACTGCACTGCTACGTCCTCATGATTTTGATCGCATTGTCGCAGCGATCGCTCTAGCAGTTTTACTGGGATGGATTTATCAAAAAATGCCTGACGATCTCGACTTAGCACCAAATGCAGGACACGCGGAGTCGCAAAAAGTGTTTCGCTTTTTTCGTGGTGATAAAGCCATCGTTTCCTTAAGTGATGAGTTGACAGCAGCTCAAGTCGGACACAAAGCAGCAACACTTTCACAATTAATCCGCTGGGGTTACCCTGTACCAACAGGTTGGGTACTTCCTCCTGGTGACGACTCAGAACCTCTCGTTAACTATTTACCCTTAGAATCCCCCTTAGTTGTACGTTCCTCCGCTGTAGGTGAAGATTCTCAACAAGCATCAGCAGCGGGACAGTATAAAACTGTTTTAGGTATGACAAGTAAAGAGCAATTGCAGCAGGCGATCGCTACGGTTTTAGCTTCTTACGACAATCCAGCAGCGATAGAATATCGCAAACAACGGGGTTTGCCAGACTCAGCAATGGCTGTTCTCATTCAAAAACAAATACAAGGAGTTTTTTCTGGAGTAGCATTTAGTCGCGATCCGATGACACAGCAAGGTGACGCTGTTGTGATTGAAGCATTGCCTGGTGATGCTAGCAAAGTCGTTTCAGGACAAGTGACACCAGAGCAGTATCGCGTTATTGTGCCGCAAACTGACTTAGAACACAGCCAAAACTGGGTATTGCCAGAAAATATAGCATTTAGCATTGAGGGTGAGGGGGACATCCCACCTCGTTTGATTCAACAAGTTGCTTTCTTAGCCCGACACCTAGAAGTACGCTATCACGGGATTCCCCAGGATATCGAATGGAGCTATGATGGTCAAACATTGTGGCTGTTACAATCGCGCCCAATTACAACGCTGCTACCAATTTGGACGCGTAAAATTGCGGCAGAAGTCATTCCAGGATTGATTCGTCCGCTGACTTGGTCAATCAATCGTCCTTTAACTTGTGGCGTTTGGGGAGAAATTTTTACAATTGTCTTGGGAAGTCGCGCCCGTGGTTTAGATTTTAATCAAACTGCAACGCTGCATTATTCTTATGCTTACTTCAATGCTTCACTGTTAGGGCGGATATTTTTACGCATGGGTTTACCGCCAGAGAGTTTGGAGTTTTTGACACGGGGTGCAAAATTTAGTAAGCCCCCGTTACATTCTACTGTGCGCAATGTCCCTGGATTAATGCGCTTATTAAGACGCGAGTTGAATCTAGCAAAGGATTTTCAAAAGGACAATCGACACTACTTCCAGCCAGCATTGATTGAGTTGAACTCCAGCGATCGCGACCCAGTACAACTGCTATCACAGATAGACTCGATTCTGATGTTGCTGAAAAGGGCAACGTATTACAGTATTTTGGCACCTTTAAGCGCGGCTTTACGACAGGCAATTTTCAAGACGAAAGATACAGAAATTGATAACAGTCTGACTCCTGAAGTGGCTTC contains the following coding sequences:
- a CDS encoding glycerol-3-phosphate acyltransferase, producing MLQVWGAIAIFLICPLIGGLPLIAWIVSALTGHNLANSGTGNISVSAAFYHGGKLAGVLAVLSEALKGIAAVLLARTFFPQASVWELIALIALVMGRYWIGGGAGTTNVVWGFIVHDPVVAGLVFLIGGISFTVLRERQLGKIGVLILFPLLTALLRPHDFDRIVAAIALAVLLGWIYQKMPDDLDLAPNAGHAESQKVFRFFRGDKAIVSLSDELTAAQVGHKAATLSQLIRWGYPVPTGWVLPPGDDSEPLVNYLPLESPLVVRSSAVGEDSQQASAAGQYKTVLGMTSKEQLQQAIATVLASYDNPAAIEYRKQRGLPDSAMAVLIQKQIQGVFSGVAFSRDPMTQQGDAVVIEALPGDASKVVSGQVTPEQYRVIVPQTDLEHSQNWVLPENIAFSIEGEGDIPPRLIQQVAFLARHLEVRYHGIPQDIEWSYDGQTLWLLQSRPITTLLPIWTRKIAAEVIPGLIRPLTWSINRPLTCGVWGEIFTIVLGSRARGLDFNQTATLHYSYAYFNASLLGRIFLRMGLPPESLEFLTRGAKFSKPPLHSTVRNVPGLMRLLRRELNLAKDFQKDNRHYFQPALIELNSSDRDPVQLLSQIDSILMLLKRATYYSILAPLSAALRQAIFKTKDTEIDNSLTPEVASMRSLVQLATDARRVLPNSQNVSSEEVFTQLAATDLGRAILQRFDQLLEHYGYLSEVGTDIAVPTWKEEPQYVRELFVQFVRSGGIGGNEPQRHSKKFERRKPLIKAFKDRGHRGKIVQGRVDLKGRVTEVYSQLLAHLRWRFVTLERVWIQSGLLTSTGDIFFLEFAEVRQVVDGDSKLSSQLKELVEQRRSQLEKDRGLDVPFLVYGNAPPASFTSSAPSATLLKGIGASPGKVIGRVKVLRNLQANFEIDQDTILVVPYTDSGWAPLLARSGGLIAEVGGRLSHGAIVAREYGLPAVMDIHNATVILKDGQRVQIDGQLGTVQILAD